In the genome of Longimicrobium sp., the window GTGGAGCAGCACCAACGGCGGCTCCTTCGCCACTCCCACCAGCCAGACGAACGCGAGCGGGGTGGCGACGGTGTCGTTCACCACGAGCACGACGGCCGGCACGGTGCACACGGTGACGGCGAACGACGGCACCGTGTCCGGGACGAGCGGCGACATCACCACCAGGGTGGGCGCGTCGGCCAAGCTGGGCTTCGTGCAGCAGCCGTCGAACACGGTGGCGGGCGCGTCGATCACGCCCGCCGTGACGGTGGCGATCCAGGACGCCAACGGCAACACGGTCACGACGGCCACGGACAACGTGACCATCGCCATCGGCAACAACCCGGCGAGCGGCACGCTCTCCGGCACGGCGACGGTGGCGGCGGTGAACGGCGTCGCGACCTTCTCCGACCTGTCGATCAACAAGGCGGGGGCCGGCTACACGCTGGCCGCCAGCTCCGGCAGCCTCACGGGCACGACGAGCGGCCCCTTCGACATCACTCCGGGCGCCCCGGCGGCGCTGGCCTTCACGGTCCAGCCGTCGAGCGTGGCCGCGGGGTCCGCCATCGCTCCCGCCGTGCAGGTGGCGATCATCGACGCGGACAGCAACGTGGTCGCCACTGCGGCCGACACGGTGCGGATCGCAATCGGCACCAACCCCTCCGCGGGCTCTCTGACGGGCACGGTCGCGGTGGCGGCGGTGGGCGGAATCGCGACTTTCGCCGACCTCAGCATCGACAAAGTCGGGACCGGCTACACGCTGATCGCCAGCTCCGGCACGCTGACGGCGGCGACGAGCGGGACGTTCGACGTGACCCCAGGCGCGCTCCACCACTTCCGCATCGACAGCATCGGCGCCCAGACGGCGAATCTGCCGTTCAACGTGACGGTCACCGCGCAGGACCAGTACGACAACACCGTCACCTCCTTCGCCGACACGGTGGTCTTCACCTCCACCCCCGCTGGCGGGATCACGTCAGGGGCGACCTCCGGCGCCTTCACGGCCGGCGTGCTGAGCGCGCACAGCATCACCATGGGAACCTCGGGGACGTTCACGCTGACGGCCACGCACAAGGGAGGCACGGAGAGCGGCACCAGCAACTCGTTCCAGGTGCAGCCCTCTCCCACCTACGTCACGTGGACGGGCGCGGTCTCCACCGAATGGTCGAACGCGGGCAACTGGGACGCGCTCAGGGTGCCCGCGGCCGGCGACACCGCCGTGATCGCCGCGACCGCGCAGCAGCCGCAGATCACCGACGGCGACAAGACGGTGCTGAGCCTGGTGATGAACGCGGGCTCCGCCACCACGCTGGGGCTCGGCGGCTTCACCCTTACCGTGACTGGCAACGTGAACGCGCCCACGGGCACGGTGAGCAACGGCACGCTGCTGGTGAGCGGGAGCGGCGCGCAGGTGCAGGGCACGGCCAACGCGGTCAAGGTGAGCGGAGGGATCAAGCTCCAGGGGGCCGTGAAGGCGACGGGCGCGGTCAACATCACCGGCAGCCTCTACACGAACGGGCAGCCCCTCACCATCGCGATTCCGTGATGCCGCGACGCATCGCGCGGAACCTTCGATCCATCATGCCGCACCGGACCCGCCGCCATCCGCACGTGCCGGCTTCCACTTACACCAGACGAACCGTTATCCAGATGACGACCCCCCGCACTTTGGCCATCGCCGCCGCTCTCCTGCTGCTCCCGGGCGCCGCGCTGCACGCGCAGACCCCCGACTCCGCGCTCGCGGTGTCGCGCGCCGGCGCGAGCCTCTTCCGCGTCAACATCAACGGCGGCGCCATCTTCGGCGGCACCTACGCCGGCAACAGCGCCACGGGGATCCCGACGGAGGGCTCCGGCACGCGCATGATGTGGCACCCGGAGAAAGCGGCGTTCCGCGCGGGCTACGTCAACGGTACGCAGTGGGACAACGCGAACATCGGGCTTGGCTCGGTGGCGCTGGGCGAGAGCGTGCGCGCCAGCGGGGACCACGGTGTCGCACTCGGCCTGCGGACCACCGCGGCCAACGGCTCCAGCTTCGCCGTGGGTGAGGACAACACCGCCTCCGGATACGCTTCCGTGGCGCTGGGCTACCACGCACACACCAACGCGAGACGCGGTTCGTTCGTCTTCGGGGACAACGTCACCGGGGGCACGCAGGACTCGGTGCGGGCCGAGTTCCCCGGCCAGGCCGTGTGGCGCGTGAGCTGCGGAATGCGCATCAACACCAACCAGGCCGCCACCAGCGGCGTCGCGTTCGGCGGCCCGTCCGTGAATTCCGCGGTCTGTGGATCCGCCAACCCGTACTTCGGCCAGAGCGACGCGATGATCTCCACCAGCACCGGCGCCTACCTCAGCAACGCCGGGATCTGGACCAACACCTCGGACGTGAACCGCAAGCACCTGTTCCGGGCGCTGGCCGGCGAGGACGTGCTCACGCGCCTTCGCTCCATGCCGATCCAGACGTGGAGCTACCGGGTGGAGGACTCCTCCATCCGCCACCTTGGGCCCACGGCGCAGGACTTCCGCGCCGCGTTCGGCCTGGGGAACGACGAGAAGGTGATCGGCACGGTGGACGCGGACGGCGTGGCGCTGGCTGGCGTGCAGGCGCTGGACCGGCGCACCACGCAGCAGCAGGCCGACCTCGCCGCCGCGCGCGCCGAGATCGAGAAGCTGCGCGCCGAGAACCGCGACCTTGCCGCGCGGCTGGCCCGGATCGAAGCGCTACTCTCGTCTCCGAAGCAGGACTGAACGGAAGGGGGCTCCATCAAGGCTTTCGCTACGCCGCCGCGCCTTTGGCCAGCGGGATCAACTTTTCGGCGAGTCGCTCCGTCTCCTCGAGTTGCGGAGAGAACCGGAGCAGGAGCAAGTCCAGCCCGCTCGCTCGAACTACAGGATGCGCTCCGCTCCGGGGTGCCGAGGAGCCCGAAGCGCAGGGGGGTGTTGTTGAGGCAGGTTCTGGTGGTTGGCGTAACCCGGCGTCTCCTCGCGCACCTCAGTGAGCGCGCCACCTCGCGCTGCGCGTCGGCCTCGGAACTGCGCACGATGGCGTACGAGCCGCGCCAAACTTCATCGATTGCAGCTCCAGCGGCTCGCGGCGTGCGCGGAGATCGGCCAACTTGGCGGCAATCCTCTCCCTTTCCTACGCGCGATGGTCGCAGTCTGCCGTCCAGTCTCCCGAGCAGGAATAATGGTTACTTGAATGTTTGCCACAATGTGAACACTAAGGACACAACGGCAAGCAAGCCGCAAACAATCGTAATGAAAAGTGAGGTTCGGCCCAGTCTCGATGAGCCCTCAAGCTCACGTTTCACAGGTTCAATAATTTCACGTCGGACTGCGAACATGCTTTGCTCAATAGCGGCGATGTCGCGCGCCTGCGTCCTCAGTTGAGAAATCAGTTCATTGAAAGGGCCTGGGTTAAGCACTTGCTGATTCTCGCGCACCAGTCTCTCGAGTGACCGGATTACCCTGCTCATACCTACTTCTAACGGGAGCCCATCGCCTGCCTCTGTTTCAAGGGCGCGATTCAGAGTCTTCTGAAACACGACCTCGTGCTCCGTTGGCGGCGGGACATCGTCATGAGCTTCCAGTTCCACAACATGGAAGCCATCATTGTCGGAGTTCCAGAGGCCATGTAGTCGGACATAGCGTGCTGTGAACGGTGAGGCAAAGTCAAAAACCTGCCAGCCATTAGAACCCTGATAACCTGTGTCGTAATGCACCGTCCAGGTTTCGTGATCAACGGAGGTGAGTAAGCGGTACAGGTAGCGGCGGGTTGCTCTCTGGCCGCCCCGAATCCCCCGTTGATCCCATAAAAGAAATCGTATGCAGATTATCTGAAAAGTTGCCCCAAGATCGACGGTTAGTGTCCCCGGCCAGTTCACATGCGTGAATCCGTGGTTCCCTGTGTAGCCAGTAATTATGCCATCCGTAGTGCATTCAGGGTTTCCGACATCCTCTTCGACCAGTTTCCCCAAAGCTCGATTTGACATCTAAACCTCTGTTTAGGAGTTCCCCTGACCAGGTTTTATTTTATACACCCAACGCGTGGAATTTGGCTGCAGACCAGCGCCTCCTCCGTGACGCAGCCAATCACTGCGC includes:
- a CDS encoding tail fiber domain-containing protein gives rise to the protein MTTPRTLAIAAALLLLPGAALHAQTPDSALAVSRAGASLFRVNINGGAIFGGTYAGNSATGIPTEGSGTRMMWHPEKAAFRAGYVNGTQWDNANIGLGSVALGESVRASGDHGVALGLRTTAANGSSFAVGEDNTASGYASVALGYHAHTNARRGSFVFGDNVTGGTQDSVRAEFPGQAVWRVSCGMRINTNQAATSGVAFGGPSVNSAVCGSANPYFGQSDAMISTSTGAYLSNAGIWTNTSDVNRKHLFRALAGEDVLTRLRSMPIQTWSYRVEDSSIRHLGPTAQDFRAAFGLGNDEKVIGTVDADGVALAGVQALDRRTTQQQADLAAARAEIEKLRAENRDLAARLARIEALLSSPKQD
- a CDS encoding discoidin domain-containing protein, encoding MSNRALGKLVEEDVGNPECTTDGIITGYTGNHGFTHVNWPGTLTVDLGATFQIICIRFLLWDQRGIRGGQRATRRYLYRLLTSVDHETWTVHYDTGYQGSNGWQVFDFASPFTARYVRLHGLWNSDNDGFHVVELEAHDDVPPPTEHEVVFQKTLNRALETEAGDGLPLEVGMSRVIRSLERLVRENQQVLNPGPFNELISQLRTQARDIAAIEQSMFAVRREIIEPVKRELEGSSRLGRTSLFITIVCGLLAVVSLVFTLWQTFK